One part of the Lapillicoccus jejuensis genome encodes these proteins:
- a CDS encoding MDR family MFS transporter has protein sequence MASATTAPDTAQDDGVLSHRQIVTILIGLMMGMFLAALDQTIVATSIRTIADDLHGLSAQAWVTTAYLITSTIVTPLYGKLSDMYGRKQFFLLAISLFTIGSMLCTLSTSIGMLAGFRAVQGLGAGGLFSLSLAIIGDIVPPRERAKYQGYFLAVFGTSSVLGPVIGGFFAGQSSILGVTGWRWVFLVNVPIAIAALFVVQTTLHLRHRRNDHRIDWWGAVTLSVALVPLLIVAEQGRDWGWASGRSITMYAIGAVGIVAFLLVERAMKEEALIPLRLFGNRTVAVASIGSIFIGMGMFGGLAALPLYLQIVKGASPTEAGLLLLPLTLGIMTGSIFSGQMISRTGRYRRYPIIGAALLTAALFAFHYVGADTPLWQTMTIMVFFGIGLGFNFQPLTLAVQNAVSPRDIGVATSSATFTRQIGGTLGTAVFLSILFSTVGDNISKAYQTATGTASFQQAAASATGATKQFLTGLQGGGSSMSGSLNDTSFLANLDPTIAHPFLEGFSTSMQTVFFVATFVLLAAFVVALFLPHVELRGGSPQSERMATERSDAEAAAATERREAEPALVGATPQDASVLATDGVHPTNGSNGSNGSNGHADDALSSARVHIEDPTLFADQSGLEPVVETTSGGRHEATAEEMAALARTRDDAEASRPGRHRAEPGEQL, from the coding sequence ATGGCCTCAGCCACCACCGCGCCGGACACGGCGCAGGACGACGGCGTCCTCAGTCATCGCCAGATCGTCACGATCCTCATCGGCCTGATGATGGGGATGTTCCTCGCCGCGCTCGACCAGACGATCGTCGCGACGTCGATCCGCACCATCGCCGACGACCTGCACGGCCTCTCGGCCCAGGCCTGGGTCACGACGGCGTACCTCATCACGTCGACCATCGTCACGCCGCTCTACGGCAAGCTCTCGGACATGTACGGCCGCAAGCAGTTCTTCCTGCTGGCCATCAGCCTCTTCACCATCGGCTCGATGCTGTGCACCCTGTCGACCTCGATCGGCATGCTCGCCGGCTTCCGCGCCGTCCAGGGCCTCGGCGCGGGCGGTCTGTTCTCGCTCTCGCTGGCCATCATCGGCGACATCGTCCCGCCGCGCGAGCGCGCGAAGTACCAGGGCTACTTCCTCGCCGTCTTCGGCACCTCGAGCGTCCTCGGCCCGGTCATCGGCGGCTTCTTCGCCGGCCAGTCCTCGATCCTCGGCGTCACCGGCTGGCGCTGGGTCTTCCTCGTCAACGTGCCGATCGCCATCGCCGCGCTGTTCGTCGTCCAGACCACGCTGCACCTGCGCCACCGCCGCAACGACCACCGCATCGACTGGTGGGGGGCCGTGACGCTGTCCGTCGCGCTCGTGCCGCTGCTCATCGTCGCCGAGCAGGGCCGCGACTGGGGCTGGGCCTCAGGCCGCTCGATCACCATGTACGCGATCGGCGCCGTCGGCATCGTCGCCTTCCTCCTCGTGGAGCGGGCGATGAAGGAGGAGGCGCTCATCCCGCTGCGCCTCTTCGGCAACCGCACCGTCGCCGTCGCCTCGATCGGCTCGATCTTCATCGGCATGGGCATGTTCGGCGGGCTCGCCGCGCTGCCGCTCTACCTGCAGATCGTCAAGGGCGCGTCCCCGACCGAGGCCGGGCTGCTCCTGCTGCCGCTGACCCTCGGCATCATGACCGGCTCGATCTTCTCCGGCCAGATGATCTCCCGCACCGGCCGCTACCGGCGCTACCCGATCATCGGCGCGGCACTGCTCACCGCGGCGCTCTTCGCGTTCCACTACGTCGGCGCCGACACCCCGCTGTGGCAGACCATGACGATCATGGTGTTCTTCGGCATCGGCCTGGGCTTCAACTTCCAGCCGCTGACCCTCGCCGTGCAGAACGCGGTCAGCCCGCGCGACATCGGTGTGGCCACCTCGTCGGCGACGTTCACCCGCCAGATCGGCGGCACGCTGGGCACCGCGGTGTTCCTCTCGATCCTCTTCTCGACGGTCGGCGACAACATCTCGAAGGCCTACCAGACGGCGACCGGGACGGCGTCGTTCCAGCAGGCCGCGGCCTCGGCCACCGGCGCGACCAAGCAGTTCCTCACGGGGCTGCAGGGGGGCGGCAGCTCGATGAGCGGGTCGCTCAACGACACCTCGTTCCTGGCCAACCTCGACCCGACGATCGCGCACCCCTTCCTCGAGGGGTTCTCGACCTCGATGCAGACGGTGTTCTTCGTGGCCACCTTCGTCCTGCTCGCGGCCTTCGTCGTGGCGCTCTTCCTCCCGCACGTCGAGCTGCGCGGGGGCTCGCCGCAGTCCGAGCGGATGGCCACCGAGCGGTCGGACGCCGAGGCGGCGGCCGCCACGGAGCGTCGCGAGGCCGAGCCGGCCCTCGTCGGCGCGACCCCGCAGGACGCGTCGGTGCTCGCCACCGACGGCGTCCACCCGACCAACGGCTCGAACGGCTCGAACGGCTCGAACGGCCACGCCGACGACGCCCTGTCGAGCGCCCGGGTGCACATCGAGGACCCGACGCTCTTCGCGGACCAGTCCGGTCTCGAGCCGGTCGTCGAGACCACCTCCGGCGGGCGCCACGAGGCGACCGCCGAGGAGATGGCGGCCCTGGCCCGCACCCGCGACGACGCCGAGGCGTCCCGCCCCGGCCGGCACCGCGCGGAGCCGGGCGAGCAGCTCTGA
- a CDS encoding MarR family winged helix-turn-helix transcriptional regulator: protein MTVTTETATAISSSLVRVTKLLHAMRSQMPVQRLLEGLGGPALQGLDHSHVPALFVVSQEPHRVSALAEAVHSDVSTVSRQVTHLTQLGLVEKIGDPADGRAQMVTLTAEGRRVIDELVARRGEWFAHLLQNWSEEDAASFLRHLDRFSGDVAEFRAQLSSHPGSHPGESGTSTSTTEPGQRGPLVHATSHHQES from the coding sequence ATGACCGTCACGACCGAGACCGCGACCGCGATCTCGTCGTCCCTGGTGCGGGTCACCAAGCTGCTGCACGCGATGCGCTCGCAGATGCCCGTCCAGCGCCTGCTGGAGGGGCTCGGGGGACCCGCCCTCCAGGGGCTGGACCACTCGCACGTCCCGGCGCTCTTCGTCGTGTCGCAGGAGCCGCACCGGGTCTCGGCCCTCGCCGAGGCCGTCCACTCCGACGTCTCGACCGTCAGCCGGCAGGTCACGCACCTGACCCAGCTCGGCCTGGTCGAGAAGATCGGCGACCCGGCGGACGGCCGGGCGCAGATGGTCACCCTGACGGCCGAGGGTCGCCGCGTCATCGACGAGCTCGTCGCCCGCCGCGGCGAGTGGTTCGCCCACCTGCTCCAGAACTGGAGCGAGGAGGACGCGGCCTCCTTCCTGCGTCACCTCGACCGCTTCAGCGGCGACGTCGCCGAGTTCCGTGCCCAGCTCTCCTCGCACCCGGGATCGCACCCCGGCGAGAGCGGCACCTCCACCAGCACCACCGAGCCCGGGCAGCGCGGCCCGCTCGTCCACGCCACCTCGCACCACCAGGAGTCCTGA
- a CDS encoding carbon-nitrogen family hydrolase, which translates to MKVALVQLAYGDDEPVRERVDRAADLVRQQRGHDLVILPELWAAGGFDYRHWGERAEEVSGAVATVMGQAARDAGVTLLAGSIVEQHPQAGPEGKDLWNTQLLFGADGGLLATYRKIHRFGFGAGEPKLMEAGDELVLVDLPDGAGGTVRTGLTTCYDLRFPELYRALLDEGARVFAIPAAWPARRVGHWTLLAQARAIEDQCWVLACNTAGTHARHEMGGHSIVVAPTGDVVAEAGTDEEVLSVDIDPGLADAWRTDFPVLADRRLPGGLR; encoded by the coding sequence ATGAAGGTGGCCCTGGTCCAGCTGGCGTACGGCGACGACGAACCGGTCCGCGAGCGCGTCGACCGGGCGGCCGACCTGGTCCGGCAGCAGCGGGGGCACGACCTCGTGATCCTGCCCGAGCTGTGGGCGGCCGGCGGGTTCGACTACCGGCACTGGGGCGAGCGGGCCGAGGAGGTCTCCGGGGCCGTCGCGACCGTGATGGGCCAGGCCGCGCGCGACGCCGGCGTCACCCTGCTCGCCGGCTCGATCGTCGAGCAGCACCCGCAGGCCGGACCGGAGGGCAAGGACCTGTGGAACACGCAGCTGCTCTTCGGCGCCGATGGCGGGCTGCTCGCGACGTACCGCAAGATCCACCGCTTCGGCTTCGGCGCCGGTGAGCCGAAGCTCATGGAGGCCGGGGACGAGCTCGTCCTCGTCGACCTGCCCGACGGTGCCGGGGGCACGGTCCGCACCGGCCTGACCACCTGCTACGACCTGCGCTTCCCCGAGCTCTACCGGGCGCTGCTCGACGAGGGGGCGCGGGTCTTCGCGATCCCCGCCGCGTGGCCGGCCCGTCGCGTCGGGCACTGGACGCTGCTCGCGCAGGCCCGGGCCATCGAGGACCAGTGCTGGGTCCTCGCCTGCAACACCGCGGGGACCCACGCGCGGCACGAGATGGGCGGCCACTCGATCGTGGTCGCGCCGACCGGTGACGTCGTCGCCGAGGCGGGCACCGACGAGGAGGTCCTCTCGGTCGACATCGACCCGGGGCTCGCCGACGCGTGGCGCACCGACTTCCCCGTCCTGGCGGACCGCCGGCTGCCCGGCGGGCTGCGCTGA
- a CDS encoding SRPBCC family protein, with translation MRRTIEVAGPAPVGEVWERYAVVSAWRTWSPPIRHVDATAPRIAPGVTGLVRGPAGVLVTFRVDEVDEERRTWAWEVRSGPVAARLEHGVRVAEGDAGSVTTLTVDGPAAVALVYPEVARIALHRLVAA, from the coding sequence GTGCGACGGACGATCGAGGTGGCCGGCCCCGCTCCCGTCGGCGAGGTGTGGGAGCGGTACGCCGTCGTGTCCGCCTGGCGGACGTGGTCGCCGCCGATCCGCCACGTCGACGCCACCGCTCCGCGCATCGCGCCCGGCGTCACCGGGCTGGTCCGCGGACCGGCCGGGGTGCTCGTGACGTTCCGCGTCGACGAGGTCGACGAGGAGCGGCGCACCTGGGCGTGGGAGGTGCGCAGCGGCCCCGTCGCGGCCCGTCTCGAGCACGGGGTGCGGGTCGCCGAGGGCGACGCCGGCAGCGTCACCACCCTCACCGTGGACGGTCCTGCGGCCGTCGCGCTGGTCTACCCCGAGGTCGCCCGGATCGCGCTGCACCGCCTCGTCGCGGCCTGA
- a CDS encoding phosphocholine-specific phospholipase C — protein sequence MTSIDRRRFLQLTGGAAALASFPALLEDSVARAASIAPDRRTGSIQDVEHVVVLMQENRSFDHYFGTLRGVRGYGDPHPVTLPSGKSVWHQPTGAGGEVLPYRPDVDDMGLAFLGDLDHGWEGGHDAFAAGRYDQWVPTKTSLTMTHMQRGDLPFQAALADAFTVCDAYHCSLLGPTDPNRYYLWTGWVGNDGRGGGPVIDNAEKGYDWSTYPERLEKAGVSWKVYQDVGDGLDASGSWGWTSDPYIGNYGDNSLLYFHRYQDAADGSPLAQKARTGTNAKAGEGFFDRLRADVAAGTLPSVSYVVAPEAFTEHPNWPANYGAWYVAQVLDALTSNPEVWSRTALFITYDENDGFFDHVVPPHPPTPVVPGRSTVSTANEVYVGPDGQTGGYGLGQRVPMLVVSPWSTGGWVCSETFDHTSVIRFLEKRFGVREPNLTPWRRAVCGDLTSAFDFTGTRTTVPTLPPTAGYAPPDRDRHPDYRPAPPTDQSVPSQEKGVRPSRPLGYDLRADLAVDGARLRATLRNEGTLGAHVQARAASPVDALLAAPRSYTVGAHDDLVADWPVGASYDVELHGPNGLYRSAAGTTARRTVEVAAVPRRSSDTLQLVLTSGAAAPVLVTLADRQAGTERTLRVRPGARVTTHVDTSATGGWYDVVLTVDADATWRRGLAGRVETGGARTSDPLLGA from the coding sequence ATGACCTCGATCGACCGCCGCCGCTTCCTCCAGCTGACGGGCGGCGCCGCCGCCCTCGCGTCGTTCCCCGCGCTGCTCGAGGACAGCGTCGCCCGCGCCGCGTCCATCGCGCCGGACCGCCGCACCGGCTCGATCCAGGACGTCGAGCACGTCGTCGTCCTCATGCAGGAGAACCGCTCCTTCGACCACTACTTCGGCACGCTGCGCGGCGTGCGGGGGTACGGCGACCCGCACCCCGTGACCCTGCCCTCCGGGAAGTCCGTGTGGCACCAGCCGACCGGCGCCGGCGGCGAGGTCCTGCCCTACCGGCCCGACGTCGACGACATGGGTCTGGCCTTCCTCGGCGACCTCGACCACGGCTGGGAGGGCGGGCACGACGCCTTCGCGGCCGGCCGCTACGACCAGTGGGTGCCGACGAAGACGTCGCTGACGATGACCCACATGCAGCGCGGCGACCTCCCCTTCCAGGCGGCGCTGGCCGACGCCTTCACGGTCTGCGACGCCTACCACTGCTCGCTGCTCGGCCCCACGGACCCCAACCGCTACTACCTGTGGACCGGGTGGGTCGGCAACGACGGCCGGGGCGGCGGGCCGGTCATCGACAACGCCGAGAAGGGGTACGACTGGTCGACCTACCCCGAGCGGCTCGAGAAGGCCGGGGTGAGCTGGAAGGTCTACCAGGACGTGGGCGACGGCCTCGACGCGAGCGGGTCCTGGGGCTGGACCAGCGACCCGTACATCGGCAACTACGGCGACAACTCGCTGCTCTACTTCCACCGGTACCAGGACGCGGCGGACGGCTCGCCGCTCGCGCAGAAGGCCCGCACCGGCACGAACGCCAAGGCGGGAGAGGGCTTCTTCGACCGGCTGCGCGCCGACGTCGCCGCCGGCACGCTGCCGTCGGTCTCCTACGTCGTTGCCCCGGAAGCCTTCACCGAGCACCCGAACTGGCCCGCCAACTACGGCGCCTGGTACGTCGCCCAGGTGCTCGACGCGCTGACGTCGAACCCCGAGGTGTGGAGCCGCACCGCGCTGTTCATCACCTACGACGAGAACGACGGCTTCTTCGACCACGTCGTGCCGCCGCACCCGCCGACCCCCGTCGTGCCGGGCCGCTCGACCGTGTCCACCGCGAACGAGGTGTACGTCGGGCCCGACGGCCAGACCGGTGGCTACGGGCTGGGCCAGCGGGTGCCGATGCTCGTCGTGTCCCCGTGGTCGACCGGCGGCTGGGTCTGCTCGGAGACGTTCGACCACACCTCCGTGATCCGTTTCCTGGAGAAGCGCTTCGGCGTCCGCGAGCCCAACCTCACCCCGTGGCGCCGGGCGGTGTGCGGCGACCTCACCTCGGCCTTCGACTTCACCGGGACGCGGACCACCGTGCCGACGCTGCCCCCGACGGCCGGCTACGCACCGCCGGACCGCGACCGGCACCCCGACTACCGCCCGGCCCCGCCGACGGACCAGTCGGTGCCGTCGCAGGAGAAGGGTGTCCGTCCCTCGCGGCCGCTCGGCTACGACCTGCGGGCCGACCTCGCGGTCGACGGTGCCCGGCTGCGCGCCACCCTCCGCAACGAGGGGACGCTCGGCGCCCACGTGCAGGCCCGGGCGGCGTCGCCCGTCGACGCGCTGCTGGCCGCGCCGCGCTCCTACACCGTCGGAGCGCACGACGACCTCGTCGCCGACTGGCCGGTCGGGGCGTCGTACGACGTCGAGCTGCACGGCCCGAACGGGCTGTACCGGTCCGCGGCGGGGACCACCGCGCGCCGGACCGTCGAGGTCGCCGCCGTGCCGCGCCGCTCGTCCGACACCCTGCAGCTGGTCCTCACCAGCGGGGCGGCGGCGCCGGTCCTCGTCACGCTCGCCGACCGCCAGGCCGGCACCGAGCGGACCCTGCGGGTGAGACCGGGCGCCCGGGTGACGACGCACGTCGACACGAGCGCCACCGGCGGCTGGTACGACGTCGTGCTCACCGTCGACGCGGACGCGACCTGGCGTCGCGGCCTCGCCGGTCGCGTCGAGACCGGCGGCGCCCGGACGAGCGACCCGCTGCTCGGGGCCTGA
- a CDS encoding ABC transporter substrate-binding protein, which produces MRRPTRLPRRPGHRPATTLLATAVLATVGVLGACSSVTPAGTSASGGASGGTGGGAAADSYGSPAGASAVKDGGDLVVALSAEPDALDPATSRSLYSRYVFQTMCQKLYDVDQSTKIVPQLATALPTVSDGGKTVTIPVRTGITFSDGTPFDATAVKASLERELTLKTSARRSELGPIASIQAPDASTVVITLKAPFAPLTAALTDRAGMIVSPTAAQKLGTKFGSAPVCVGPFKFSNRVPQSSIEVVKDPSYYDAKNVHLDKITYRIITDASIRAANIKSGDAQVADSISTQDVASLSSTSGLTVLQSPSLGYQGLTFNIGNTNGVGETPGQIDTPEAKNPLVRQAFSMAIDRQSLNQVVFNGAYAPACSPIAPQTEYSSEAAQACPAHDPAKAKQLLQQAGVQVPFPLAMQISNNPDSLRLGQALQAMVKEGGFDLQIKPVEYSALLDLQDKGDFSLVQLGWSGRIDPDANITNFVGTGGSQNVSGFSDPSLDALLDQARQTQDAAKRQDLYGQVVTKLEQSDPIVYLYRQRNLTAVSSKVLGVQVFPDGVIRLAGAGLAR; this is translated from the coding sequence ATGCGCCGCCCGACCCGCCTTCCCCGCCGGCCCGGACACCGCCCGGCGACCACCCTGCTCGCGACGGCCGTGCTGGCCACCGTGGGCGTCCTCGGGGCCTGCAGCTCCGTCACCCCCGCCGGCACCTCCGCCTCCGGCGGGGCGTCCGGCGGTACGGGGGGCGGGGCCGCCGCGGACTCCTACGGCTCGCCCGCCGGCGCGTCCGCGGTGAAGGACGGCGGCGACCTCGTCGTCGCGCTGTCGGCCGAACCGGACGCCCTCGACCCGGCGACCTCGCGCAGCCTCTACTCGCGCTACGTCTTCCAGACGATGTGCCAGAAGCTCTACGACGTCGACCAGAGCACGAAGATCGTCCCGCAGCTCGCGACCGCGCTGCCGACGGTGAGCGACGGCGGGAAGACCGTGACCATCCCGGTCCGCACCGGCATCACCTTCTCCGACGGCACGCCGTTCGACGCGACGGCGGTCAAGGCCAGCCTCGAGCGCGAGCTGACCCTCAAGACCTCGGCCCGCCGCAGCGAGCTGGGCCCCATCGCGTCGATCCAGGCGCCCGACGCCTCGACGGTCGTCATCACGCTCAAGGCGCCGTTCGCGCCGCTCACCGCCGCCCTCACCGACCGCGCGGGGATGATCGTCAGCCCGACGGCGGCGCAGAAGCTCGGCACGAAGTTCGGCTCGGCGCCGGTGTGCGTGGGGCCGTTCAAGTTCTCGAACCGCGTGCCGCAGAGCTCGATCGAGGTCGTCAAGGACCCGTCCTACTACGACGCGAAGAACGTCCACCTCGACAAGATCACCTACCGGATCATCACCGACGCGAGCATCCGCGCGGCCAACATCAAGTCCGGCGACGCGCAGGTGGCCGACTCGATCAGCACCCAGGACGTCGCGTCGCTGTCGTCGACGTCGGGCCTGACCGTGCTGCAGTCGCCGAGCCTGGGCTACCAGGGGCTGACCTTCAACATCGGCAACACCAACGGGGTCGGTGAGACTCCGGGGCAGATCGACACCCCGGAGGCGAAGAACCCGCTGGTGCGCCAGGCGTTCTCGATGGCCATCGACCGGCAGTCGCTCAACCAGGTCGTCTTCAACGGCGCGTACGCGCCGGCCTGCTCGCCGATCGCCCCGCAGACGGAGTACAGCTCGGAGGCGGCGCAGGCCTGCCCGGCGCACGACCCGGCCAAGGCCAAGCAGCTGCTGCAGCAGGCCGGGGTGCAGGTGCCGTTCCCGCTCGCCATGCAGATCTCGAACAACCCCGACAGCCTGCGGCTCGGGCAGGCGCTGCAGGCGATGGTCAAGGAGGGCGGCTTCGACCTGCAGATCAAGCCGGTCGAGTACTCCGCGCTGCTCGACCTGCAGGACAAGGGTGACTTCTCGCTGGTGCAGCTCGGTTGGTCGGGTCGCATCGACCCGGACGCCAACATCACCAACTTCGTCGGCACCGGGGGCAGCCAGAACGTCTCCGGCTTCTCCGACCCGAGCCTCGACGCCCTGCTCGACCAGGCCCGTCAGACGCAGGACGCGGCGAAGCGGCAGGACCTCTACGGCCAGGTCGTCACCAAGCTCGAGCAGAGCGACCCGATCGTCTACCTGTACCGCCAGCGCAACCTCACCGCGGTGAGCAGCAAGGTCCTCGGCGTCCAGGTCTTCCCGGACGGCGTGATCCGGCTGGCCGGCGCGGGCCTGGCCCGCTGA
- a CDS encoding ABC transporter permease codes for MGKYLLVRAAQSLLTLVLASVVVFLGIRALPGDPALALAGEERTPQALAAIRAEYGLDKPEVVQYGVFVSHAVRGDLGTSVRTGIPVSDMLRTALPVTLELSLLAIVIAIVLGVGSGVVAAVRRGRPSEWVANAFALLGLSVPHFWLGLVAILYLCVATGWFPASGFVPLSASVGDNLHHLVLPSVILGTGLAAVIMRQTRSSMLEALGTDYVRTARAKGLSPGAVVGRHALRNSLIVVVTIVGLQLGGLISGAVVTEQIFGLPGFGKMTIDAVFQRDYAVIQAVVLVTATAYIVLNFVVDLLYSVIDPRVRVAGEAS; via the coding sequence ATGGGGAAGTACCTGCTCGTCCGGGCGGCGCAGAGCCTGCTCACCCTCGTCCTCGCCTCCGTCGTCGTCTTCCTCGGGATCCGGGCCCTGCCCGGTGACCCCGCGCTCGCCCTGGCCGGCGAGGAGCGGACCCCGCAGGCGCTGGCCGCGATCCGCGCCGAGTACGGCCTCGACAAGCCCGAGGTCGTCCAGTACGGCGTCTTCGTCAGCCACGCGGTGCGGGGGGACCTCGGGACGTCGGTGCGCACGGGGATCCCCGTGTCGGACATGCTGCGGACGGCGTTGCCGGTGACGCTCGAGCTGTCGCTGCTGGCCATCGTCATCGCGATCGTCCTCGGCGTGGGCAGCGGCGTCGTCGCCGCGGTGCGCCGCGGCCGGCCGTCGGAGTGGGTCGCCAACGCGTTCGCGCTGCTCGGCCTCTCGGTGCCGCACTTCTGGCTGGGTCTCGTCGCGATCCTCTACCTGTGCGTCGCGACCGGGTGGTTCCCCGCGTCCGGGTTCGTGCCGCTGAGCGCCTCGGTCGGCGACAACCTGCACCACCTCGTCCTGCCGTCGGTCATCCTCGGCACGGGGCTCGCGGCGGTCATCATGCGCCAGACACGCAGCTCGATGCTCGAGGCGCTCGGCACCGACTACGTCCGTACGGCGCGCGCCAAGGGCCTGTCCCCCGGTGCGGTCGTCGGGCGGCACGCCCTGCGCAACAGCCTCATCGTCGTCGTGACGATCGTCGGGCTGCAGCTCGGCGGGCTCATCTCCGGCGCCGTCGTCACCGAGCAGATCTTCGGGCTGCCCGGCTTCGGGAAGATGACGATCGACGCGGTCTTCCAGCGCGACTACGCGGTGATCCAGGCCGTCGTCCTCGTCACCGCGACGGCGTACATCGTCCTCAACTTCGTCGTCGACCTGCTCTACTCCGTCATCGACCCGCGGGTCCGTGTCGCCGGGGAGGCCTCGTGA
- a CDS encoding cytochrome c oxidase assembly protein — protein sequence MTTTSSTATPAPGRASGPRTPDRLPLLGLVVVGFLACVVAVALGGAATAPVAGVTDAGPAVRWALPLLRIAHDLAASVTIGLLVVAAWLVPGPKGSATEASPTMLRAARLALWSGVVWVVAGLGGVVLGFADAAGTPLTSPVFWAQLQTFAWSLEALRVGIISSVLVAVATALAAVSLSRKGLSTAAVVAVGALLPLALAGHAGGNADHETAVNTLALHLVGAALWVGGLVAIAVLRPLLGRRLGPVVARFSTLALWCYGAVLVSGVAGAWVRVGDLAGLATPYGALVLVKAGALVVLGGFGWQQRRRVVGRLADDPTSGRLFARLVLVELAVMGVAMGFATALARTAPPVPEAVVPVDTAQSLTGYAAPAAPSGLSWLMTWRFDWLWGLLGIVLVLVYVGWVVRLRRRGDAWPVLRTVSWVAGWATVVYAVCGAPGVYGRVSFSWHMIEHMVVAMLAPLLLVLAAPITLALRALPARRDGSLGPRELLLGMVHSRLLRVLGNPVVAAVLFFASLAVFYYSPLFGLALETHTGHVLMIAHFILTGYLFAYVLVGVDPGAPKWSPPLRLVILLVTISFHAFFGVALMTGSTLLAPDFFQAIKVAWVPDPLADQRLGGGIAWAVGEAPTLILAMLVVGSWVRSDRAETTRRDRQADRDGDAELTAYNERLARMRDRA from the coding sequence ATGACGACGACCTCCTCGACGGCGACCCCGGCCCCGGGGAGGGCGTCCGGCCCCCGCACCCCGGACCGGCTGCCGCTGCTCGGCCTCGTGGTCGTCGGGTTCCTCGCGTGCGTCGTCGCCGTCGCGCTCGGTGGCGCCGCGACGGCCCCTGTCGCCGGGGTCACCGACGCGGGGCCGGCGGTCCGGTGGGCCCTGCCGCTGCTGCGCATCGCCCACGACCTCGCCGCCTCGGTGACCATCGGCCTGCTCGTCGTCGCCGCCTGGCTCGTGCCGGGGCCCAAGGGGTCGGCGACCGAGGCGTCGCCGACGATGCTCCGCGCCGCCCGGCTCGCCCTGTGGTCGGGGGTCGTGTGGGTCGTCGCCGGCCTCGGCGGGGTCGTCCTCGGCTTCGCCGACGCGGCGGGGACGCCGCTGACCAGCCCGGTCTTCTGGGCCCAGCTGCAGACCTTCGCCTGGTCTCTCGAGGCGCTGCGGGTCGGGATCATCTCGTCCGTGCTCGTCGCCGTCGCCACGGCGCTCGCCGCGGTGTCGCTCTCCCGCAAGGGCCTGAGCACGGCGGCCGTCGTCGCCGTCGGCGCGCTGCTGCCGCTGGCCCTCGCCGGGCACGCGGGCGGCAACGCCGACCACGAGACGGCGGTCAACACCCTGGCGCTGCACCTCGTCGGGGCGGCGCTGTGGGTCGGGGGTCTCGTCGCGATCGCGGTGCTGCGGCCGCTGCTGGGTCGCCGGCTCGGCCCCGTCGTCGCCCGCTTCTCCACCCTGGCCCTGTGGTGCTACGGCGCCGTCCTGGTCTCCGGGGTGGCGGGCGCCTGGGTGCGGGTCGGTGACCTCGCGGGCCTCGCGACGCCGTACGGCGCCCTCGTGCTCGTCAAGGCCGGCGCGCTCGTCGTGCTCGGCGGGTTCGGCTGGCAGCAGCGCCGGCGTGTGGTGGGGCGGCTCGCCGACGACCCGACCTCCGGGCGGCTGTTCGCCCGGCTCGTCCTCGTCGAGCTCGCGGTGATGGGTGTGGCGATGGGGTTCGCGACCGCGCTGGCCCGCACCGCACCGCCGGTGCCCGAGGCCGTCGTCCCCGTCGACACCGCGCAGTCGCTCACCGGGTACGCCGCGCCCGCCGCCCCCTCCGGCCTGTCGTGGCTGATGACGTGGCGCTTCGACTGGCTGTGGGGCCTGCTCGGGATCGTCCTCGTCCTCGTCTACGTCGGCTGGGTGGTCCGGCTGCGCCGGCGTGGCGACGCCTGGCCGGTGCTGCGGACGGTGTCGTGGGTCGCCGGCTGGGCGACCGTCGTCTACGCCGTGTGCGGGGCGCCCGGTGTCTACGGGCGGGTCTCGTTCTCCTGGCACATGATCGAGCACATGGTCGTCGCCATGCTGGCGCCCCTCCTGCTCGTCCTCGCGGCGCCGATCACCCTCGCGCTGCGGGCGCTGCCGGCCCGGCGCGACGGCAGCCTCGGTCCGCGCGAGCTGCTGCTCGGGATGGTGCACTCGCGCCTGCTGCGCGTGCTCGGGAACCCGGTCGTCGCCGCCGTGCTGTTCTTCGCCAGCCTCGCGGTCTTCTACTACTCGCCGCTCTTCGGGCTGGCGCTGGAGACCCACACGGGTCACGTGCTGATGATCGCCCACTTCATCCTCACGGGGTACCTCTTCGCCTACGTCCTCGTCGGCGTCGACCCAGGCGCGCCGAAGTGGTCGCCGCCACTGCGGCTCGTCATCCTGCTCGTGACGATCTCCTTCCACGCCTTCTTCGGCGTCGCGCTGATGACCGGGTCGACCCTGCTCGCGCCCGACTTCTTTCAGGCGATCAAGGTGGCGTGGGTGCCCGACCCGCTCGCCGACCAGCGTCTTGGCGGTGGCATCGCCTGGGCCGTCGGCGAGGCCCCGACGCTCATCCTCGCCATGCTCGTCGTCGGCTCCTGGGTGCGCAGCGACCGTGCCGAGACGACCCGCCGCGACCGCCAGGCCGACCGCGACGGCGACGCCGAGCTCACCGCCTACAACGAGCGCCTCGCGCGGATGCGCGACCGCGCCTGA